One genomic region from Methanobrevibacter sp. encodes:
- a CDS encoding nuclease: MFEEEQDNKIYNLIITRGIDQENEYGQFTEKLYSKPDFLWTESMARDYAPFGEDFFKKVDVIVVLSGIYNYNQIQIDTLIEKAEEFDIPILLVRPYGMEIVPEELEAKAKTVVGWNANCIVDDIRSIVSGDYDELCDDF, encoded by the coding sequence ATGTTTGAAGAGGAACAGGACAATAAAATCTATAATCTCATTATAACCCGTGGAATCGATCAGGAAAACGAATATGGCCAATTTACTGAAAAGCTATACTCAAAACCAGATTTCTTATGGACTGAATCAATGGCAAGAGACTATGCTCCATTTGGAGAGGATTTCTTTAAAAAAGTGGATGTTATAGTTGTTTTATCTGGCATCTACAATTATAATCAGATTCAAATTGATACTTTAATTGAAAAGGCTGAAGAATTTGACATTCCTATTCTTTTAGTGCGCCCTTATGGAATGGAAATAGTTCCAGAAGAGCTTGAAGCAAAGGCAAAAACAGTAGTAGGCTGGAATGCAAACTGCATTGTAGATGATATAAGATCCATTGTAAGTGGAGATTATGACGAATTATGTGATGATTTCTAA
- a CDS encoding DEAD/DEAH box helicase produces MTNMAKDKDEMENIDKFKNDIRFRRKIEHVETIPAKEARYKKVENLEDKILHYLEEKDIKLYRHQALAIEKSREDKNIIITTPTASGKTLSFNIPVLEELIKDNDACALYIYPAKALSYDQLKVLRKFDEMMELDLNPNPYDGDTPKAKRYKIRQESRVILTNPYQIHLILQWHHQWERFYSNLKYIVIDEAHYYKGIFGSNVAFLIRRLKRIANFYGSNPKFILSSATLANPLELAEKLTGEEFELIDEDSSPSGEKDFILYNPYKKLPVNSDDENLSIHMETERIFLYLLLKDIQTLCFTSSRKIAELIALWTKRDMEHTKKRYVDRISAYRAGYLAEDRREIEDGLKSRKYLGVTSTNALELGIDVGSLDAVIISGFPGSMISTWQQGGRSGRGNQKSLVILVAFENQLDQYFMKNPEFFFDKPHENVVIDLNNEKLLNNHIICAANELPLSPEELEDVFNVDEEFAEEIIKNRDLKKSAGLYIYPYDDNPAFEFSLDQISNEIFSVMNESRLIEKIERSQMYREAHEGAILINKGQTYIVTNVNFKTHIIDVIKRDVNAHTVALKKTQTKIIKKIKKVKIGDFTVHYGELEVEEDYYKYKRMEFSKTIGTYILDLPPLKFKTKGLWFTIPDSVKEALEDKFKNESEVFAGGLHGAEHALIGLFPLHVMCDRFDIGGLSTNYHEDTQEASIFIYDAYEGGIGICEKAIDVFSKLTDSTRNLLKTCECEEGCPSCIYSPKCGNENKPLHKKATEFILDYMWEEMNKLSPEELSALENQDLEENISYNETYYNQKETNNENENNDEKNRDNQNTDEIIDEQAEAEETDPLEEAYNDALEEYDKGNYSIAKEILTNIIIKKDSADAYYLIGRILYEQEDKMGALSFVKKAISIDSAHEEANEFLLELKH; encoded by the coding sequence ATGACAAATATGGCTAAAGACAAGGATGAAATGGAAAATATCGACAAGTTCAAGAACGATATTCGCTTCAGGAGAAAGATTGAGCATGTCGAGACAATTCCTGCAAAGGAAGCCAGATATAAGAAGGTCGAGAACCTAGAGGATAAAATATTGCACTACCTTGAAGAAAAGGATATCAAGCTATACAGGCACCAGGCATTGGCCATTGAAAAATCCAGAGAGGATAAGAATATAATCATCACCACACCAACAGCCAGTGGAAAGACCTTATCCTTTAACATACCTGTTCTGGAGGAACTCATTAAGGATAATGACGCATGCGCATTATACATCTATCCTGCAAAGGCATTGTCATACGATCAATTGAAGGTCTTGAGAAAATTCGATGAAATGATGGAACTTGACTTGAATCCGAATCCCTATGACGGTGACACACCAAAGGCCAAAAGGTATAAGATCCGACAGGAATCAAGAGTTATCCTTACAAATCCTTATCAGATCCATTTGATTTTGCAATGGCATCATCAATGGGAACGTTTCTATTCAAACTTAAAGTATATTGTCATTGATGAAGCCCATTATTATAAGGGAATATTCGGTTCAAATGTTGCATTCCTGATTAGAAGACTTAAGAGAATCGCTAATTTCTATGGTTCAAATCCAAAGTTCATATTATCATCTGCAACTCTTGCAAATCCATTGGAACTTGCGGAAAAGCTGACTGGAGAGGAATTTGAATTGATTGATGAGGACTCATCTCCAAGCGGTGAAAAGGATTTCATCCTATACAATCCATACAAGAAGCTCCCAGTAAACAGTGATGATGAGAATCTGTCCATACATATGGAAACCGAAAGGATATTCCTCTATCTGCTATTGAAAGACATACAGACATTATGCTTCACATCAAGCAGAAAGATTGCAGAACTGATTGCATTATGGACAAAAAGAGACATGGAGCATACCAAGAAAAGGTATGTGGACAGAATCTCAGCCTATAGGGCAGGCTATTTGGCAGAAGACAGAAGAGAAATTGAGGATGGCCTCAAATCAAGGAAATATCTGGGAGTCACTTCAACCAATGCACTTGAATTGGGAATAGATGTAGGGAGCCTTGATGCGGTAATCATTTCAGGTTTTCCTGGATCCATGATTTCAACCTGGCAGCAGGGAGGAAGATCCGGAAGGGGAAATCAGAAATCCCTTGTCATTCTGGTTGCCTTTGAAAACCAATTGGACCAGTACTTCATGAAGAATCCTGAATTCTTCTTTGACAAGCCTCATGAGAATGTTGTAATTGACTTGAACAATGAGAAGCTATTGAACAATCATATAATCTGTGCTGCCAATGAATTGCCTCTCTCACCAGAGGAACTGGAAGATGTATTCAATGTAGATGAAGAGTTTGCAGAGGAGATAATTAAAAATAGAGACCTTAAAAAGAGTGCAGGACTTTATATCTATCCATATGATGACAATCCTGCATTTGAATTCTCACTTGACCAGATTTCAAATGAAATATTCAGCGTGATGAATGAAAGCAGACTGATAGAGAAGATAGAAAGGTCCCAAATGTATAGGGAAGCTCATGAAGGAGCCATTCTAATCAATAAGGGCCAAACCTATATCGTTACAAACGTAAACTTCAAGACCCATATCATTGATGTAATCAAAAGAGACGTCAACGCTCACACAGTTGCTCTTAAGAAAACTCAAACAAAAATCATCAAAAAGATCAAGAAGGTTAAAATCGGAGACTTTACTGTCCACTATGGAGAGCTTGAAGTAGAGGAAGATTACTATAAGTACAAAAGAATGGAGTTTTCCAAGACTATCGGAACATATATTCTGGATTTGCCTCCTTTGAAATTCAAGACAAAGGGATTATGGTTCACCATTCCAGATAGCGTCAAGGAGGCATTGGAGGACAAATTCAAGAATGAAAGTGAAGTCTTTGCAGGAGGTCTTCACGGAGCGGAACATGCACTGATCGGTCTTTTCCCACTACATGTGATGTGTGACAGATTTGACATTGGCGGACTTTCAACAAATTATCATGAAGACACACAGGAAGCCTCAATCTTTATCTATGATGCCTATGAAGGTGGAATAGGAATATGTGAAAAGGCAATTGATGTATTCAGCAAATTAACCGATTCCACCAGGAATCTCCTTAAGACCTGTGAATGTGAAGAGGGATGTCCTTCCTGCATCTACTCACCAAAATGTGGAAACGAGAACAAGCCATTGCATAAGAAAGCTACAGAATTCATTTTGGATTACATGTGGGAGGAGATGAATAAATTGTCTCCAGAGGAGTTGTCTGCCTTGGAAAATCAGGATTTGGAAGAAAATATCTCATATAATGAAACCTATTATAATCAAAAGGAAACCAATAATGAAAATGAAAATAATGATGAAAAAAATCGTGATAATCAAAATACAGATGAAATAATCGATGAGCAAGCTGAAGCTGAAGAGACAGATCCGTTGGAAGAGGCATATAATGATGCTTTGGAGGAATATGATAAGGGAAACTACAGCATTGCCAAGGAAATATTAACCAATATCATAATAAAAAAGGATAGTGCAGATGCATATTATCTCATTGGAAGAATACTTTATGAGCAAGAGGATAAGATGGGAGCATTATCCTTTGTAAAAAAGGCCATTTCAATAGATTCCGCTCATGAAGAGGCCAATGAATTCCTATTGGAATTAAAGCATTAA
- a CDS encoding ribonuclease H-like domain-containing protein: protein MSRREEHEAYLERILSNSLTSENPSKETYERARLDSPTYFNNLKFGLMHKYQDWDLLDIEGSKVIENIYGETLRITRKEKIDFSLENKRESIKHELASNLRLMPGIGLQTEMKLKEDGYHTFYDLINHPSYGKKAEKLIQKIEKNCFIKEFNLLKSLNKYPDYKNSTLKALSSLDPFNLKFMDIETLGLSSAPIILIGIAEIKGKCIESNQYLLREKEEEPALIEAYLSHLDEASVHVTYNGAIFDIPFIKNRARLYRINSKLDQTHFDLIYPARNLWKDKLPNCKLTTIEEHLFDIRREDDVPGAYIPDYYRTYLTTNNIGPLVPIIEHNRMDIVSLAHFLMRIYEESF, encoded by the coding sequence ATGTCCCGCAGAGAAGAACATGAAGCATATTTGGAAAGGATCCTGTCAAATTCATTGACTTCAGAAAATCCTTCAAAGGAAACTTATGAGAGAGCCAGATTAGACTCTCCAACCTATTTCAACAATCTGAAATTCGGATTGATGCATAAATATCAGGATTGGGATTTGCTGGATATTGAAGGAAGCAAGGTGATTGAAAATATCTACGGTGAGACATTAAGAATCACAAGAAAGGAAAAGATAGACTTTTCACTGGAAAACAAAAGGGAATCCATCAAGCATGAATTGGCCTCCAACTTAAGGTTAATGCCTGGCATCGGGCTTCAAACTGAAATGAAGCTTAAGGAGGACGGTTACCATACATTCTATGACCTGATAAATCATCCAAGCTATGGGAAAAAGGCAGAGAAACTGATTCAAAAGATTGAGAAGAACTGCTTCATAAAAGAATTCAATCTATTGAAAAGCCTGAACAAGTATCCTGATTATAAGAACAGCACCTTAAAGGCCTTAAGTTCACTTGATCCATTCAACCTTAAGTTTATGGATATTGAAACCCTTGGACTCTCAAGTGCTCCAATCATCTTAATCGGAATCGCTGAAATAAAGGGAAAATGCATCGAATCCAACCAGTATCTGCTTAGGGAGAAGGAAGAGGAGCCTGCACTCATTGAGGCATATCTGTCACATCTTGATGAAGCAAGCGTACATGTGACCTACAATGGGGCAATCTTTGACATTCCATTCATCAAGAATAGGGCCAGATTATATAGGATAAACTCCAAACTTGACCAGACCCATTTTGATCTTATCTATCCTGCCCGCAATCTATGGAAAGACAAGCTCCCAAATTGCAAACTGACCACTATAGAAGAGCATCTGTTTGACATCAGGCGTGAAGATGATGTCCCTGGAGCATATATTCCAGATTACTATAGAACATATCTCACAACAAATAATATCGGTCCTTTGGTTCCTATAATTGAGCATAATCGTATGGATATTGTTTCCCTCGCTCATTTTCTGATGAGAATCTATGAGGAATCCTTTTAA
- a CDS encoding DEAD/DEAH box helicase has product MIDYKEFEEIVVNVLERDISSNEDQKLAISSPKDQSLFIVAGPGSGKTTVMVLKILKFIFVDDVSPNEILATTFTRKAASELLSRILSWGDKIRSKLIANYMDRMFSGEITDDGIIREINRIDFNQINIGTIDSIADELLRVYRQAGTSQPILIEDFVANSVMINECLLKDDRYKHESLQESLAEITGKQSNTDQKPKVKNLTMMASILIEIKEHIYYNMIDIRDILKDIKTHETGKQLALKLILEYEEILKSQNIYDFAMLETEFLKRLNSGSLNSFLNDIKIILVDEYQDTNLLQESIYFRIAASAIENGGNITVVGDDDQSLYRFRGASVDLFTNFIERIAAIGIVAEEVNLKTNYRSTENIIDLCNDFVELDEEYQSARVKEKPPIEFPNNEGHENDDGSDLTDDSIPILGMFRNNEQMLANDLAKFIDELNRNGVVKRKIKRVLTKEENQKFNSDNKNTLINYRDKGFDLAEGADEIVIELGEEGSAEDIAFLTYSPKELTARGQRTFPFILKKQLGRLRQPIEVFNPRGQDLQNIDCVAVFCGLMLECIDPNSRYQRTNDKLPNSASLNMNVWRRKANSYIKDVNPEPHSPVSLEKFVTHWQVRHPFSSDESSDMKWPIKANLMELAYKLVSWIPEFQDDDEGVVYLKAITQTITQTSFFNKYSANIDFSSPEAEKESVNEALLNIFVPIASGGVQIDENLFEVIPSNRFNIMSIHQAKGLEFPLVIVDVGSRFKKNYSRDANLRFPKNADSSSIIQDRIREYSALSNKDRDSKDCAFDDLTRLYFVAFSRAKDVLLLVGLNPNIDGYTQNEKLMKIPNVALGWNRDEEFIGFDNIYLI; this is encoded by the coding sequence TTGATAGACTATAAGGAATTTGAAGAGATTGTTGTAAATGTTTTGGAAAGGGACATCTCCTCAAATGAAGACCAAAAATTAGCCATTTCATCACCTAAGGACCAATCATTGTTCATTGTGGCAGGTCCAGGTTCCGGAAAGACAACCGTCATGGTGCTAAAGATATTGAAATTCATTTTTGTCGATGACGTTTCACCTAATGAGATATTGGCAACCACCTTCACAAGAAAGGCAGCCAGTGAACTTCTCTCACGTATTCTAAGCTGGGGAGATAAGATAAGGTCCAAGCTGATTGCAAATTATATGGATAGGATGTTCAGCGGTGAAATCACTGATGATGGCATAATAAGGGAAATCAATAGAATTGACTTCAATCAGATAAATATCGGAACCATTGACAGCATAGCAGATGAATTATTGCGTGTCTATCGTCAGGCAGGAACAAGCCAGCCTATTCTGATTGAGGATTTTGTTGCAAATTCCGTTATGATTAACGAATGTCTTCTCAAGGATGACAGATATAAGCATGAGTCATTGCAGGAGTCTTTGGCTGAGATTACAGGTAAGCAATCAAATACTGACCAAAAGCCTAAAGTGAAGAACCTGACAATGATGGCAAGCATATTGATTGAAATCAAGGAGCATATCTACTACAATATGATTGACATCAGGGATATTCTAAAAGACATCAAAACCCATGAAACAGGCAAGCAATTGGCTTTAAAACTAATTTTGGAATATGAGGAAATACTAAAAAGCCAGAATATATATGACTTTGCAATGCTTGAAACCGAATTCCTTAAAAGGTTGAATTCAGGAAGTTTAAATTCTTTTCTAAATGATATAAAGATCATTCTGGTTGATGAATATCAGGATACAAACCTGCTGCAGGAAAGCATTTACTTCAGAATTGCCGCATCGGCAATTGAAAATGGTGGAAACATCACTGTAGTGGGGGATGATGACCAATCATTATACCGCTTTAGAGGGGCTAGCGTAGACCTCTTTACCAATTTCATTGAAAGAATCGCTGCAATAGGCATTGTTGCAGAGGAAGTTAACCTAAAAACCAACTACCGTTCCACTGAAAACATCATAGACCTATGCAATGATTTTGTCGAATTGGACGAGGAATACCAATCTGCCCGTGTAAAGGAAAAGCCTCCGATTGAATTTCCTAATAATGAGGGACATGAAAATGATGATGGATCAGATTTGACTGATGATTCAATTCCAATATTAGGAATGTTTCGAAACAATGAGCAGATGCTTGCAAATGACTTGGCCAAATTTATTGATGAACTGAATAGGAATGGAGTAGTCAAACGAAAGATAAAGAGAGTCTTGACCAAGGAAGAGAATCAAAAGTTCAATTCAGATAACAAAAATACATTAATCAATTATAGAGATAAGGGATTTGATTTGGCTGAAGGAGCCGATGAGATAGTCATTGAGCTTGGTGAAGAGGGTTCAGCTGAGGATATTGCATTCCTAACCTATTCTCCAAAGGAACTTACAGCCAGAGGACAGCGCACATTTCCTTTCATATTGAAAAAGCAATTGGGAAGATTGAGACAGCCTATTGAAGTCTTCAACCCTAGAGGACAGGATCTTCAGAACATAGACTGTGTGGCTGTATTCTGTGGCTTGATGCTGGAATGCATAGACCCTAATTCAAGATATCAAAGAACTAATGACAAATTGCCTAATTCCGCAAGCCTTAACATGAATGTTTGGCGCAGAAAGGCCAATTCATATATAAAGGATGTCAATCCGGAGCCCCATTCTCCGGTTTCATTGGAGAAATTCGTCACACATTGGCAAGTGAGACATCCATTTTCATCAGATGAATCAAGTGATATGAAATGGCCTATAAAGGCAAATCTGATGGAATTGGCATATAAGCTGGTTAGCTGGATTCCTGAATTTCAGGATGATGACGAAGGAGTGGTCTATCTAAAGGCAATTACACAGACAATCACTCAAACAAGCTTCTTCAACAAATATTCTGCAAACATTGACTTCTCATCACCGGAGGCTGAAAAGGAATCAGTCAATGAGGCATTGCTGAATATCTTTGTGCCAATAGCCAGCGGTGGAGTTCAAATAGATGAAAACCTCTTTGAAGTGATTCCTTCCAATCGCTTCAATATAATGTCAATCCATCAGGCTAAGGGATTGGAATTCCCTCTTGTGATTGTTGATGTGGGATCAAGATTCAAAAAGAATTATTCAAGGGATGCAAACTTAAGATTCCCTAAGAATGCGGATTCCTCTTCCATAATTCAGGATAGGATCAGGGAATATAGTGCATTGTCCAATAAGGATAGGGATTCAAAGGACTGTGCATTTGATGATTTGACAAGATTGTATTTCGTTGCATTCTCAAGGGCGAAGGATGTTTTGCTCTTGGTTGGGTTAAATCCAAACATTGATGGATATACACAAAATGAAAAACTTATGAAAATACCTAATGTTGCATTAGGTTGGAATAGAGATGAAGAATTTATAGGGTTTGATAATATTTATTTAATTTAA
- a CDS encoding DUF169 domain-containing protein: MDYIVEDNVKTAEVLKEKLNLTRLPVAIKFFNDESEIPEGVEKIDETIRHCEMVTKAADGAMFYSTAAEQKCKGGSSAMGLEPLPPKIATGEFYYKLGRFDSVETAKSVIDNIPRKDEQSLGIIYAPLEKADFIPDVVVVITLPKFGMFITQGIVYNQGGKVEYSCAGIQSLCADAVSAPYVTNKANATLACNGSRGYAGIVDEEIIIGLPLDSIKPLMEAFENI; encoded by the coding sequence ATGGATTATATTGTAGAAGATAATGTAAAAACTGCTGAAGTCTTAAAGGAAAAACTTAATTTAACAAGACTTCCTGTAGCCATTAAGTTCTTTAATGATGAAAGTGAAATACCAGAAGGCGTTGAAAAGATAGATGAGACCATCAGACATTGTGAGATGGTAACCAAAGCAGCCGATGGGGCCATGTTCTATTCAACCGCTGCTGAACAGAAATGTAAAGGAGGATCATCTGCTATGGGTTTGGAACCCCTTCCTCCTAAGATTGCTACTGGTGAATTTTACTATAAATTAGGCAGGTTCGATAGTGTTGAAACCGCTAAGTCTGTCATAGATAACATTCCAAGAAAAGACGAGCAAAGCTTAGGAATCATCTATGCACCTCTTGAAAAGGCTGATTTCATTCCTGATGTTGTTGTTGTCATCACACTTCCTAAATTCGGAATGTTCATCACTCAAGGAATAGTATACAACCAAGGTGGAAAGGTTGAATACAGCTGTGCAGGTATTCAATCATTATGTGCAGATGCTGTAAGTGCTCCTTATGTTACCAATAAGGCTAATGCAACATTGGCATGCAACGGTTCCAGAGGCTATGCAGGAATCGTGGATGAGGAAATCATCATCGGATTGCCCCTTGACAGCATAAAGCCATTGATGGAAGCTTTTGAAAACATTTAA
- a CDS encoding PD-(D/E)XK nuclease family protein produces the protein MKLSTRSREYIIPEYSLTGDLLSFLTCNLQYRYQNKGNLPPSMPVQLWFGEFIHGTLEEAFLKWKKYSDSDKMNFPWDWESEIKPIEDLITGRLNVKGLNPPIEYQNNYGPKDNIYSARLERSINLWGPHLFPLIEDTEVLIKGLRELTDEKSRSDYYSINGVVDVLSSRMVDKFYRKTSNNPLQQTLDDYFNLSQENSIIDYLYKNEEFKRLLNDELNEYEIIIDYKGMRRPSAPSKEELEKIQSLMENGELFDSEEYAKYKVWIQHEWQILTYAWLRKNQEDYDKPIVGIIFYLNELVPSNDDLKAIKEDLINDQTDISLDLISDADWEKLRNWNEDSEIAIHRDLSDKFKMDRSIRIINIEDELIGNSLEQFDNVVNDIESSLKREMNGCKIKDAWKAEAEDRTCSACDFRTFCNKKNCEDTENKQVFTIP, from the coding sequence ATGAAATTATCCACTAGATCAAGGGAATATATCATACCGGAATATAGCTTAACCGGTGATTTATTATCATTTTTAACTTGCAATTTACAGTATCGTTATCAAAACAAGGGCAATCTTCCGCCATCAATGCCTGTTCAATTGTGGTTTGGAGAATTCATTCATGGAACCTTGGAAGAGGCATTCTTAAAATGGAAAAAGTATTCAGATAGCGATAAGATGAATTTTCCTTGGGATTGGGAAAGTGAAATAAAGCCTATTGAAGACCTGATTACAGGCAGGCTTAATGTCAAGGGATTGAATCCTCCAATTGAATACCAGAATAATTATGGTCCTAAGGATAACATTTACAGTGCAAGACTGGAGCGTTCCATCAATCTTTGGGGACCTCATCTTTTCCCTTTGATTGAAGATACGGAAGTGCTGATAAAGGGATTGAGGGAGTTGACAGATGAAAAGTCAAGGTCTGACTATTATTCAATCAATGGTGTTGTAGATGTATTGAGCTCAAGGATGGTGGATAAGTTCTATCGAAAGACAAGCAATAATCCTTTGCAGCAGACATTGGATGATTATTTCAATCTTTCTCAAGAAAATAGCATAATAGATTATCTATATAAGAATGAGGAGTTTAAAAGACTTTTGAATGATGAATTGAATGAGTATGAAATCATCATCGATTATAAGGGAATGAGAAGGCCAAGCGCACCATCCAAAGAGGAATTGGAGAAAATCCAGTCATTGATGGAAAATGGAGAGCTGTTTGATTCCGAGGAATACGCCAAGTATAAGGTTTGGATTCAACATGAATGGCAGATCTTGACATATGCATGGCTAAGGAAAAATCAGGAAGATTATGACAAGCCGATTGTAGGAATCATTTTCTACTTGAATGAATTGGTTCCATCCAATGATGACCTGAAGGCAATAAAGGAAGATTTGATAAACGATCAGACTGACATTTCTCTAGATTTGATAAGTGATGCTGATTGGGAGAAGTTAAGGAATTGGAATGAAGACTCTGAAATAGCTATCCATAGGGACCTGTCAGACAAGTTCAAGATGGACAGGTCCATTAGAATCATCAATATTGAAGATGAATTGATTGGCAATTCCTTAGAGCAATTCGATAATGTTGTAAATGATATAGAATCATCTTTGAAACGGGAGATGAATGGCTGTAAGATTAAGGATGCATGGAAAGCCGAAGCTGAAGATAGGACATGCAGTGCTTGTGACTTCAGAACATTCTGCAATAAGAAAAACTGTGAAGATACAGAGAATAAACAGGTATTTACTATCCCTTAA